A genomic window from Terriglobia bacterium includes:
- a CDS encoding alcohol dehydrogenase catalytic domain-containing protein: protein MRVDLAGICATDLHEYTHGPQFIATKPHPLTGRCAPVTMGHEFTGSIVDAGSAVKHLRAGDRIVAEASLSCGVCSHCLKGEYILCRQAAYLGFAWDGAFADTCTLPAAVCHKVPDKLTGEDAVMIEPLASAMHAVRRGRILAGETVAIVGTGTIGLCTLLCARAAGASRVFTVERIAQKRKLALELGAEMALDPADGDVALKIAEATGGGVDLSFECVGSSRTVDLAVRAARVHGRTVVVGVSVEAQPFSFLEMLLHEREIIGTAGYFGEFEMCMVLVADGRINAKPLISAIIGIDEIVPRGFEPFAAVDNTNVKIVVRPR, encoded by the coding sequence GTGCGCGTGGACCTTGCGGGCATCTGCGCCACGGACCTGCACGAATACACGCACGGCCCCCAGTTTATTGCCACAAAACCGCATCCGCTGACGGGGCGGTGTGCGCCGGTGACCATGGGTCACGAATTCACCGGAAGCATTGTTGACGCCGGGTCCGCGGTAAAGCATCTGCGCGCGGGGGACCGCATCGTGGCGGAAGCCAGCCTGTCCTGCGGGGTCTGCTCCCACTGCCTGAAAGGCGAATACATTCTGTGCCGGCAGGCGGCGTACCTGGGGTTTGCCTGGGACGGCGCGTTTGCGGACACCTGCACGCTGCCGGCGGCGGTGTGCCACAAGGTTCCGGACAAGCTAACGGGCGAAGACGCGGTGATGATCGAACCACTCGCTTCGGCGATGCATGCGGTTCGGCGCGGGCGGATCCTGGCCGGAGAGACGGTGGCCATCGTGGGGACCGGCACGATCGGGCTGTGCACGCTGCTCTGCGCTCGGGCGGCGGGGGCCAGCCGGGTGTTCACCGTGGAGCGCATTGCGCAGAAGAGGAAACTGGCGCTGGAATTGGGCGCGGAGATGGCGCTGGACCCGGCCGATGGCGACGTGGCGCTGAAGATCGCGGAAGCCACGGGAGGTGGGGTGGACCTCAGCTTCGAATGCGTGGGGTCGAGCCGGACGGTAGACCTGGCGGTGCGCGCGGCGCGGGTGCATGGACGCACGGTGGTGGTCGGCGTGTCGGTGGAAGCGCAGCCATTCAGCTTTCTGGAGATGTTGCTGCACGAACGGGAGATTATCGGCACGGCGGGCTATTTCGGGGAATTCGAAATGTGTATGGTGTTGGTGGCTGACGGGCGGATCAACGCCAAGCCGCTGATCTCCGCGATAATCGGCATCGATGAGATCGTGCCGCGCGGGTTCGAGCCCTTTGCGGCTGTGGACAATACCAACGTGAAAATCGTGGTCCGTCCGCGGTAA
- a CDS encoding nuclear transport factor 2 family protein produces MDLQELQARVCAQEDREAIRETIARMNWLSDAGDAVGHAALYTEDVAYDVGAFGVFRGREELRKFFEQVYASFRLREHRTSNLVIELRGDKASVRCYWQAHLIFQSRALISSGKYEDEWVNLNGRWLCAARKAPIAYLSPLEEGWARTPFLDLSKEMG; encoded by the coding sequence ATGGATCTTCAGGAGCTCCAAGCCCGGGTTTGCGCGCAGGAAGACCGCGAAGCGATTCGCGAAACGATCGCGCGGATGAACTGGCTCTCCGACGCGGGGGACGCCGTGGGGCACGCGGCGCTCTACACGGAAGACGTGGCGTACGATGTGGGCGCGTTCGGCGTCTTTCGCGGCCGGGAGGAGTTGCGCAAGTTTTTCGAGCAGGTGTATGCGAGCTTCCGTCTGCGGGAGCACCGCACGTCGAACCTGGTGATTGAGCTGCGCGGCGACAAGGCTAGCGTACGCTGCTACTGGCAGGCGCATCTCATCTTCCAGTCCCGGGCGCTGATCAGCTCCGGAAAGTATGAGGATGAGTGGGTGAATCTGAACGGGCGCTGGCTGTGCGCGGCGCGCAAGGCGCCGATCGCCTACCTCTCGCCGCTGGAAGAAGGATGGGCGCGCACGCCGTTTCTGGATTTAAGCAAGGAGATGGGCTGA
- a CDS encoding nuclear transport factor 2 family protein, with product MKRHPKKTRGKKARAGAQLSKTDHAKVAAVLDEFARGWREADAAVLESTWMQDDRTISYQASEQPAPIYGMAALRKYYREALGMYPITSMEIRNVRIVPVGTAAYSTCDIDIGFVVNGKEYVVHPRATFVLRKRGSRWFVVHYHESIKYEVPG from the coding sequence ATGAAGAGGCATCCCAAGAAGACGCGCGGAAAGAAAGCTCGGGCAGGTGCGCAGCTGAGCAAGACGGATCACGCCAAGGTAGCCGCGGTGCTCGATGAATTTGCGCGGGGCTGGCGGGAGGCGGACGCGGCGGTGCTGGAGTCCACGTGGATGCAGGACGATCGGACGATCTCCTATCAGGCTTCCGAGCAGCCCGCGCCGATCTATGGAATGGCCGCGCTGCGCAAGTACTACCGGGAAGCGCTGGGGATGTATCCGATCACGAGCATGGAGATTCGCAATGTGCGGATCGTGCCGGTCGGGACGGCGGCGTACTCCACCTGCGACATCGACATCGGATTTGTGGTGAACGGGAAGGAATATGTGGTGCATCCGCGGGCGACGTTTGTGCTGCGCAAGCGGGGCAGTCGCTGGTTTGTGGTGCACTACCACGAATCCATCAAGTATGAAGTGCCGGGATGA
- a CDS encoding EthD domain-containing protein — protein MIKLVYCLRRLKTLSLREFQEHWIEAHARFGRQLPGLRRYVQYHVLGNDPIREAMAQAGVSKVEPFDGIAIAWWDSMESMRQLLEGNPIVKAALEDEKHFIDHARSLACVTEEHVVVEPHAHTPVVLIECLQRRADITREKFREHWRHHQHIGRRAHEMGLLMGYIQNDTLLGDAGRVAELGTGQEPFDGVVTAYFHSVAAFKALVASPLASQESYEDEKKFIDHSRSVDMLTRRHVIRDVER, from the coding sequence ATGATCAAACTTGTTTATTGCTTGCGGCGACTGAAAACATTGTCGCTGCGGGAATTTCAGGAGCACTGGATCGAGGCGCACGCGCGGTTCGGGAGGCAGTTGCCGGGCTTGCGGCGCTACGTGCAATACCACGTCCTCGGGAATGACCCCATCCGGGAAGCGATGGCCCAGGCCGGGGTGAGCAAGGTCGAACCGTTTGACGGCATCGCCATCGCCTGGTGGGACAGCATGGAGAGCATGCGCCAGCTGCTGGAAGGCAACCCGATCGTGAAGGCCGCGCTCGAGGATGAGAAGCACTTTATCGATCATGCGCGGTCGCTAGCCTGCGTCACGGAAGAACATGTGGTGGTCGAACCGCACGCGCATACGCCGGTTGTGCTGATTGAATGCCTGCAGCGGCGCGCGGACATCACGCGGGAAAAGTTCCGCGAACACTGGCGGCACCACCAGCATATCGGGCGGCGGGCCCACGAGATGGGCCTGCTGATGGGTTACATCCAGAACGATACGCTGCTCGGGGATGCGGGGCGCGTGGCCGAACTGGGCACCGGGCAGGAACCCTTCGACGGAGTCGTGACCGCTTATTTTCACAGTGTGGCGGCATTCAAAGCGCTGGTGGCCTCGCCCCTGGCGTCGCAGGAATCGTACGAGGACGAGAAGAAGTTCATTGATCACAGCCGTTCGGTGGACATGCTGACGCGGCGGCATGTGATCCGGGACGTAGAGAGGTAA
- a CDS encoding EthD domain-containing protein has product MIKVVSCLHRLPSLSREEFQAHFIERYAQLLLEIPVLRAYVQYHTAGTNPMSRPKVGAAEPFDGFEVFYWDSLDALREVAAGDENYIAAKRDQKLFMDAQRSFTAYVAEKVIVELEPPAEMALVECHMHRAGQTRADFHASWLSVHGDFGRKIYKTGLMPGYLQNQIVDLDPAIAASLGFDQKTFDGVGFAYYHSVAQLIACASLPIVARDAFQAEDQFTDQKKLGSVLARRHVLRSCTR; this is encoded by the coding sequence ATGATTAAAGTTGTTTCCTGCTTGCACCGCTTGCCGTCTCTCTCCCGGGAGGAGTTCCAGGCGCATTTCATCGAGCGTTATGCGCAGCTGCTGCTGGAGATTCCCGTGCTGCGCGCCTACGTGCAGTACCACACCGCGGGCACGAACCCGATGTCCCGCCCCAAGGTGGGAGCGGCAGAACCGTTTGACGGTTTCGAAGTGTTCTACTGGGACAGCCTGGATGCCTTGCGGGAAGTGGCGGCGGGGGATGAAAACTACATTGCGGCGAAGCGGGACCAGAAACTGTTTATGGATGCGCAGCGCTCATTCACCGCGTATGTCGCGGAGAAGGTGATCGTGGAGCTGGAGCCGCCGGCGGAGATGGCGCTGGTGGAATGTCACATGCACCGGGCGGGACAGACGCGGGCGGATTTTCATGCCTCGTGGCTGAGCGTACACGGGGATTTCGGGCGAAAAATATACAAGACCGGACTGATGCCCGGATATCTGCAGAACCAGATCGTGGATCTGGATCCGGCGATTGCGGCGTCGCTGGGCTTTGATCAGAAGACGTTCGACGGAGTGGGATTTGCGTATTATCACAGCGTGGCGCAGTTAATTGCGTGCGCGTCACTGCCGATCGTGGCCAGGGACGCCTTCCAGGCCGAGGATCAATTTACGGATCAGAAGAAGCTAGGAAGCGTGCTGGCGCGGCGGCATGTGCTGCGTTCATGCACGCGTTGA
- a CDS encoding nuclear transport factor 2 family protein, with amino-acid sequence MSVSSAAEYEAWKAQTEESRRVVQMSIDALNRGDAVVFLGSFSDDLHFEMPGYTPVSGKTKGLQDFTELVTKVAGYLSVLITIRATFFLAAGEWVVTRADGHGVTKHRKNYDNHYCHLWRVRNGKIVEFVEYNDTQLIMDVLCAKENRA; translated from the coding sequence ATGAGTGTTTCATCCGCCGCAGAGTATGAAGCCTGGAAAGCGCAGACCGAGGAGAGCCGGCGCGTGGTGCAAATGTCGATCGACGCGCTGAATCGTGGAGACGCTGTCGTATTCCTCGGCAGCTTTTCCGATGATCTGCATTTCGAAATGCCGGGGTACACGCCGGTCTCGGGGAAAACGAAGGGGTTGCAGGACTTTACGGAGCTGGTGACGAAAGTGGCCGGGTACCTGAGTGTGCTGATCACGATCCGGGCGACTTTTTTTCTGGCGGCCGGAGAGTGGGTGGTGACGCGTGCGGACGGGCACGGGGTGACGAAGCACAGGAAGAACTACGACAACCATTACTGCCATCTCTGGCGGGTGCGCAACGGGAAGATCGTGGAGTTCGTGGAGTACAACGATACGCAGTTGATCATGGACGTGCTCTGTGCAAAGGAAAACCGCGCCTAG
- a CDS encoding hydrolase, which produces MIPQYNAIGLQVRQFCDVQQNLKHLSNCIDMAYTLASQELPVRLICLPESAIQGFPVDKPPITEISGPETEFFAAKAKALNAYIIGELLFVKIPGIPEDRLFNCLFIVSPEGKMIYRRAKLQLERIEAQWTSVPHDVWDAWVKAYGDDLNSFYPVVDTAIGKIGCCVCMERGYPEIARGLAMNGAEILYLSTYHEPFVGNGVYEAVTRTRAFENTCYVISPNSGPYKFPHFDAPFDICGGVNLIVDYKGMVIGRHETTDDSFVCATINVEALREYRQNNLGIGNFVKDLRTEQFRLIYDKPIYPMNTRMGGKMPDAAALYEKESEILRENIRKLQKEGVYVPPSR; this is translated from the coding sequence ATGATTCCGCAATATAACGCCATCGGACTGCAGGTACGCCAGTTCTGCGATGTACAACAGAACCTGAAGCATTTGTCGAACTGCATCGACATGGCCTACACGCTGGCGTCACAGGAATTGCCGGTGCGGCTGATCTGCCTGCCGGAATCCGCGATACAGGGCTTCCCGGTGGACAAACCGCCGATCACGGAGATTTCCGGGCCGGAGACGGAGTTTTTCGCGGCCAAGGCCAAGGCGCTGAACGCGTACATCATCGGCGAGCTGCTGTTTGTGAAGATACCGGGGATACCGGAAGACCGGCTGTTCAACTGTCTGTTCATCGTCAGCCCCGAAGGGAAGATGATCTACCGGCGGGCGAAGCTGCAGCTGGAGCGGATCGAGGCGCAGTGGACGTCAGTGCCGCACGACGTGTGGGACGCCTGGGTGAAGGCGTACGGCGACGACTTGAACTCGTTCTATCCGGTAGTGGACACGGCGATCGGAAAGATCGGGTGCTGCGTCTGCATGGAGCGCGGGTATCCGGAGATCGCGCGGGGGCTGGCGATGAACGGCGCGGAGATCCTGTATCTCTCCACGTATCACGAGCCGTTTGTGGGGAACGGGGTATATGAGGCGGTGACGCGAACGCGGGCGTTTGAAAATACCTGCTACGTGATCTCGCCGAACTCGGGACCGTACAAATTTCCGCATTTCGATGCGCCGTTCGATATTTGCGGCGGCGTGAATCTCATCGTGGACTACAAGGGAATGGTGATCGGGCGGCACGAAACGACCGATGATTCCTTCGTGTGCGCGACGATCAACGTGGAAGCGCTGCGCGAATACCGGCAGAACAATCTGGGCATCGGGAACTTCGTGAAGGACCTGCGGACAGAGCAGTTCCGGCTGATCTACGACAAACCCATCTACCCGATGAACACGCGCATGGGCGGCAAGATGCCGGATGCGGCGGCGCTGTACGAGAAAGAAAGCGAAATTCTGCGCGAGAACATACGGAAACTGCAGAAGGAAGGAGTCTATGTTCCTCCATCGCGCTGA